In Tripterygium wilfordii isolate XIE 37 chromosome 23, ASM1340144v1, whole genome shotgun sequence, one genomic interval encodes:
- the LOC119993707 gene encoding pollen receptor-like kinase 1: protein MPSKFHHPSRKISPPPHPKHQQQLIVASHLEGAHAAPTARLNTTTTMVIINPTTLFLLLFLVLSIHFDPSFGLSDTEILLKFKSFLSAKNNALSTWTNQNPPCDGNKAKWVGILCYKGSIWGIKLERLALGGTIDWETLKQLPNLRTLSFMHNNFEGRLPELNKLDALKAVYLSDNKFSGEIPGNAFEGMPWLKKLHLAKNAFTGPVPASLATLPKLLDLKLQGNQFNGKLPEFQQKEWRSFNVSNNQLEGPIPAALRKMGTNSFSGNQGLCGEPLSACSSASSSPSSSSSSSPTDSGSKSGHKKPSGIITIVIVIVVVGVALAAIIAAIFILRRRKRASQSIATLPTSNLQKKSGITDSDQASQGSPERLLGGSKKGDGAKLSFVRDDRERFDLQDLLKASAEILGSGCFGSSYKAALSTGPVMVVKRFKQMNNVEREEFQEHMRRLGRLRHPNLLPLVAYYYRKEEKLLVSDHVEHGSLAVSLHGYQTLGRPSLDWPSRLNIVKGVARGLTYLYKELPSVIAAHGHLKSSNVLLNNSFEPQLTDYGLIPMINQETARELLAAYKSPEYSQYGRVTKKTDVWSLGMLILEILTGKFPSNFLQQGKGSDQEDLATWVTSVVGDQEPTSEVFDRDLVASKAGEGEMIKLLKIALACCEGDVERRLDLKEAMERIEEIKERDGDEDFFSSCASDHGEIKSSRTLSDDFSYS from the exons ATGCCATCAAAGTTTCACCACCCTTCCAGGAAgatttctcctcctcctcatcccaAACACCAACAGCAACTCATTGTAGCCTCCCATCTAGAGGGCGCGCACGCCGCCCCAACAGCGCGCCTAAACACCACAACCACCATGGTTATCATCAACCCAACaaccttgtttcttcttctcttccttgtcTTGTCAATCCATTTTGATCCTTCTTTTGGCTTATCAGACACAGAGATCCTCCTCAAATTCAAGTCCTTTTTGTCTGCTAAAAATAATGCCTTATCAACTTGGACAAATCAGAACCCACCATGTGATGGAAACAAGGCTAAATGGGTTGGTATTTTATGTTACAAAGGTAGCATTTGGGGCATCAAGCTTGAGAGATTGGCATTGGGTGGAACTATAGATTGGGAGACTCTCAAGCAATTACCAAACTTGAGAACATTGAGTTTTATGCATAACAATTTTGAAGGTCGCTTGCCGGAGCTCAATAAACTTGATGCACTAAAAGCAGTTTATTTGTCTGACAACAAATTTTCAGGGGAGATTCCTGGGAATGCATTTGAGGGCATGCCTTGGTTGAAGAAACTTCATTTGGCGAAAAACGCGTTTACGGGTCCTGTTCCTGCATCTTTGGCTACCTTGCCTAAGCTATTGGATTTGAAGCTTCAAGGGAACCAATTTAATGGCAAGTTACCAGAATTTCAGCAGAAGGAATGGCGATCATTCAATGTGTCAAACAATCAACTTGAAGGGCCAATCCCTGCCGCTCTTCGCAAGATGGGTACAAATTCTTTTTCTG GCAATCAAGGTCTATGTGGAGAGCCATTGAGTGCATGTAGTTCAGCCTCATCGAGCCCGAGCTCAAGTTCAAGCTCATCCCCTACTGACTCTGGCTCAAAGTCCGGCCACAAGAAGCCTTCTGGCATTATAACAATTGTGATCGTGATTGTAGTTGTTGGGGTTGCATTAGCTGCCATCATTGCAGCCATATTTATCCTTCGTCGAAGAAAACGAGCATCCCAGTCAATAGCGACACTGCCAACATCAAACCTTCAAAAGAAATCAGGTATTACAGACTCAGACCAAGCCTCACAAGGCTCTCCAGAGCGCTTGTTGGGAGGCAGCAAGAAGGGCGATGGAGCGAAATTGTCCTTTGTGAGGGATGATAGAGAGAGGTTTGATTTGCAAGACTTGTTAAAGGCCTCAGCTGAGATACTTGGTAGTGGTTGCTTTGGTTCCTCTTACAAAGCAGCTCTCTCGACTGGACCAGTCATGGTGGTTAAGAGGTTTAAGCAAATGAACAATGTTGAAAGAGAAGAGTTTCAAGAGCACATGAGGAGGCTAGGCCGGTTACGACACCCTAACTTGCTTCCTCTTGTTGCTTATTATTATAGAAAGGAAGAGAAGCTCTTGGTTTCTGACCATGTTGAGCATGGCAGCTTGGCTGTTAGTCTTCATG GCTACCAAACGCTAGGCCGGCCAAGCCTCGATTGGCCATCGAGACTAAATATTGTCAAAGGAGTAGCCAGGGGACTTACCTACCTCTACAAAGAGCTTCCTAGTGTGATTGCAGCGCACGGTCACCTTAAATCCTCCAACGTTCTGCTAAACAACTCCTTTGAGCCTCAGCTCACCGATTACGGGCTAATCCCTATGATCAACCAAGAGACTGCTCGAGAGCTATTGGCAGCATACAAATCCCCTGAGTACTCTCAATATGGGCGCGTTACAAAAAAGACCGATGTATGGAGTCTCGGGATGTTGATACTAGAAATCTTAACAGGAAAATTCCCTTCAAACTTCTTACAACAAGGCAAAGGAAGTGATCAAGAGGATTTGGCAACTTGGGTGACCTCAGTTGTTGGAGATCAAGAGCCTACAAGTGAAGTGTTTGATAGAGACCTAGTAGCTTCAAAGGCAGGCGAAGGCGAAATGATTAAACTATTGAAGATAGCATTGGCGTGCTGTGAAGGGGATGTGGAGAGGAGGCTAGACTTGAAGGAGGCTATGGAGAGGATTGAAGAGATAAAAGAGAGAGACGGTGACGAGGATTTCTTCTCCTCATGTGCTAGTGACCATGGGGAGATAAAGTCTTCAAGAACACTGTCTGATGATTTCAGTTACTCTTGA